AGATTTTGATGAACCTGAATGGCAAAATATATCCTTACAAGTAagtcttatttttaatttttttcatataattttccaTGTCCACTTAAGCCTCAAGCTCTTCTTAATCTTTCAGAatacattcaaaaataacattttgttctatTATAACTCTTATTAGACCAAGTCCtcaggataaaaaaaaaaagtttttaagataattcTTATTGCAATTTTCTGTTCGTTTCTGctcttaatttatataaaaacttaaattataggTACATACAACTGAAACCGTGGATCCAACTCATGTAGATCAAAAGCCAATTGAAAtacgattaattaatttaaatgatgaAGAACcaatatttgaatcaaatggtaattttaaagtttctttGCGGGAAGATGTAAAGAAAGGTACTCCTGTTTGCACTGTAACAGCAACAGATCGTGATATTGGTGATAAATTAATGTAAGTGTAAAAAAGTTCATctgaacttttacaaaaccctttgaaaataaaactatcCCCTCGGGAACCATATATTTTACTGGGATAAAAATGTGGTATTCCAGATTATAATCCCTGTGCCATAACCAccatccaaactttcacgatagtatatatatatatatatattgttttgatttttcatgGAGCAAAGGATCGACTTGATTTTTTGCATAGGTAGTGGTAATTTAAGGATCGGAAAATGACATGCCTATGTCATTTTCCGATTCCTAAACAGATCCTGTGGGATAGCAAACATgaaccgtttttttttaaagttttgtaaaagttcttgaaatagatttttagcgcatttttctcaagaaaaATGTGCTAAAAAGATAgagcattttaaactactaattaaacAATTAGTATTCTTAATAGATTTTCCTTCTTGCATTCCAAAAATTTGTGCTAATacctttcaaatataaatacaagAGTATCGAAATAACTGAACGGAGCAAATTATTACTTGATTCTTTTCCAATCTTTTTCAGTTATTCGTTATCAGACACTGCAAAACGATCATTCGAAATAGACAAAGACACCggaaaaataacaacaaaattagaaaaatcttTAGATCATGAAGAACAAGTTGAAGTATCAATCCAAGTTTATGTTCAAGATACTTTTATCGATGgtattttaaatcaaactcATAAAGCACAAGGCGAAGTTATAATTACCGTTGGAGACGTTAACGATAAAACACCAAAAATTACTCTGGTAATTAATTATCTgagatattgcaaaaaattggttttgatagataaaattatttttctttttttttttaataaggaatatGATACAGAGTTTGTAAGTATTGTGGAAAATATTGAAGCAGGTAAGgaagttgaaattaaaattattggagaAGACCCAGATTCAACAGCAAAATTAGAGTTTCTGATTGATTGGGATACTTCACGTGCTGTAAAACAAGGGCGTAATAAGGATTTAGTAGAATTTACAAAGTAaggatatattttcatactaaAATCGTGTTTAAGGctgttttgtacaaattttaaacattctttgattggcgtgaaactttatagaggaatggttaaagttacgaTTAAATTTTAGGCACTACGATTATATCCTTTACactatcaatttgaaatttggatatttttgaaaattctgttaattttcccaattttcatttttcacacccCCAGGTACAATGGAATAAGAGAAATTTCTATAGTTTCCCATCTTTTTGCGTTTTttaccaaaacataaaatattaattgtactttttcattgcatcaacgattagtattaacacaaaaatcactggtaaaattatctaaatcaacacattcaagacccgcCACATGATGAGCgatcattttacctattatatttttacacacaaaatagggatcatttaaCGTATATAAAGGAGATCATTTTATCCGTACCGACATATTTGAATACCGTCATAAAAACTTATCTTGAAATTCATTATAAGCCTCTCAAAAGGCGAGAAGTAAACAACTAGCTGGCCAATCTCATCATAAATCAAAAGcagtcaaattaatatttttgctgcGAAACTCCAAATAGCTTCTTCATCGccataaatatttgttgaacgattaatttgatcgtGTATATGGTCTGAATACAATTGTAGGCGTTCCGTAGATCTTATGTcgcttccaagggcctctattagcaaagttgttgcggctattacagaaCATTGGCTGGGCGGCAGGTATGCTGAACGTCTGGATCTGACAGTTTATCACGACTATTGCAGAAGATGTCACAGGGTGTAGGATATGGAggcgatgtctcatcttctctgccactgtccagctcttgtcatgaggaggtGGACTTATTTGATTCAGCCCCTGTTTGACGACCTCCCTGAGCTAAAGGCCATTGACGTCAAATCACTCCTGATGTTCTTAAACTGTGTCCCATtacaggacagccactctaacctaacctaacctaattttgAGTGATGGTTCCATGAagcttataagaaggagaacgatcgctatagaaaatattgtccccgaaatatggataaaataagtgaggcgctgcgaccgctaagaaGTATCAATAaaggcgggctgttgtgcgctatttgaaatgatatatcaatttgtacattatgcaactaacttcatccacttcgcagatactacttcttgatgacagcgcggctggtgacttaaaaattaactataaattctacaaattttcagggacaggtgcgctaatgctttagtacatagcgatctttctccttctttataaccttcatggatGGTTCACTCAAAACAAGAGGGGGTCATTTTATCCTCAgggaaaatgattgaaaaatcacaagatattttaaacttgcattatttttaccCGCAGTTGCTTAAAAATTGAATGGAAAGAAGATGGTAGCAATAACAAGGCCATTGCCAAGCTAATTATACAAGAAGTCAAACCCAATGTGACCATTGATTATGAATTGTATGAAATgctatatataaatgttaccCTTATTGATCAAGAACAAGAAATAAACAAGAAATGGGATAGTGGTAAGCTTTAATAGAATAAGCTTAACCTCGTAGTTTTTCAGGATCAATTACATAACTCCCAGCATTTAAATTTATGGCAAAATTGCTTTTCTTCCATTGCTCGCTTCAAGTTTTTAACATACCTACTTAACACTGAACCCACCGAACCTTTTAAGAACCTTTTAACATCCAGCACCGCCGAAATATTAAACTGATTAATTATGAACCTATAATTTAATCACAggtgtatttatgaaattttgatttccCACCTTTTAGAGTTCTAgaccaaaaaaatcattttaatccagtttttatttatagttacaATACCACTATATATCATTGATGTAAATGATAATCCACCAATATTCAATGATGCCATTACTGATCAATTAAAATATGTGCGAGATAAAGCTGAAAAAGACACTATTATTGGTACTGTGTTAGCAACGGATGCAGATGGACCCGAATTTAATTACGTTACTTACTATATAGAGTAAATAGAATATTGAATCATCACTTTGTTTTATCATCTCAAACGAAGACAATTGCGTTAAATAATgccttaaggtatttcgataccaaaaaaattaaaatgattcaaaaaaattgaaattttattgcacagtttcaaagttggttgaaaaaataatgaatcatatggattatccttttcaattggatatttctatatcaaaaaatctagaaagtgtgataaaaaactatttaaaatttcagacaatcttgtaatttataataataccataaaaatataaagttgtcgatgatataaaaacaaaattttaatttaattatgagttcatcgaagattcatcatttgatgaacaaagacgactattgctagagtattgatgattgaagagagatatctatattatcaaatttataagcagcacttgcacacaatatattatatatttttatagttgcgtcttattctttcaaattaattaacgCAAGAGATGATAAagcaaaaaagtatatttacaatttttggaacaaattaataattaaaatcaaaattattcttattttttttagaccTTTAGATGATATACCCGacaatttagttaaaattaataaagaactAGGAGAAATTCGTGTACAAAATGAGATTAGTTGTGATGAACCAAATTATTGGCCATCGCTTAATTACACAGTAATTGCTTCTGATTGTGAAAATCGTGAAGGAAAAGAAATAGAACCATGTCATAGAACACCacataaagtaaaatattcatcttttttcgttttaaggATATATGatcatgacaacaatgttttatttaaaggctcaaaatttttgtatagcctgacttttactcaaagattATCTGGTTAAAAtctcagcttaggtatccatgcaatttttaagaaaaaagtcattgaaaatcgatataaaatacattgctcttatggagaaatctcaaaaaaacgacaaatttgaaagtttttaacaattttataatatttcatttctctttaattaaaattactagacaagatatttgtcaatatttagtttacactgtatgcatcatattaaaaacatcaattataatcgaagacaccataagtaaataaatatcgtatgcaagattaaaagtaaacaacaaaaaaaacaaagtgcataaagaaagtaaaaaattgcattcttgtctagaactcgaatagcctaattggtagggcgcttgatatgaatccaagaagttcaggttcgagtgtatttttttcaattctctttaatttaattttataatagctaAAACTGCCATAAACTGTCATTTCTTACATTCAAATAAAGATAATCTCggtgaaaaaacttcactttttttAAGCAGAAATACCTTTACCTTTCTgcgtaaattatttatttacttgaaaatacTTGATCAtacacgctcatacatccttaatagaatagacttagtttattttatgttggaccTTACAAACAAATcgagtaaataatatttcatatgtatatatgtattattatttattctctttgttTGCAAggtccaacataaaataaaccaactctatttttgtattttttttttttttgtattttttcgatattttgtagATTACGATTACTATAAACGATGTGAACGAtcaaaaaccaactttaaaAGAATTCACAAATGGTGAGAAAGTGGacatttatgaaaatgaaacaagtggatattttataaatcaagttGATGCATTTGATGCTGACAGAGACAGTAAGTTATTAATATATCGTAATCTCAGTGGcatagagcctaaatggccgagcggtctaaggcgtttgcctttgactgtttgtccatttagacataggttgcgggttcgaatccaggcagcggcagtgcgaacaatttataattgatcacattgtcgtcgcttgaataAGAGCGAAGTAAACGACtgcacccacatcaaaatgtaattgtaaatatgtttgtaattaaataaaataaagattaacaaataatgatgtgggtcaCCTCTGTTATAGGAGTATATGCCAGAGAAacagaggttaaaccccattattatcattattatggGCGTTTATCGTAATATTcgctaaaaattatattgtaccaCGGGCTTGAGTTAAGCTCGCTTCGCCACTGACAAAACAGTATTGATCAtggaaaatgtttatatattcaaattctccatttttttttttacagaaccATATAGATCAATTTGGTATGTCCTAAATGCTCAACCAGATTctgaaattaaaagtatttttaatatcactGAAGATggttcattatttgttaattgtgTAAATGGTCCAGAACAATGTTTAGATCGTGATCATGGCGAATACATATACCAGATTGATATTAGAATGTACGATAATCAAAATGGAGatggtaaatattttagtttcaatattctaaatgcaaattatttttgattaaatattctaaTCATTCATGGGCTGCGCCGCTATGAGTGTGTCCAGCATACTAATTGACTGTCAACTAAAGTACTTCCATACCAActcccataataataaatatatttttgctaaacTTTGAGCAGAGTCgataactttttcaaaatatgagagATATaggtgatatttttaataaatttttaggaaaCTTTAACCAAAAGGACATTGCGTTTACAATTGAACTATTGGATATCAATGATAATGCACCAATTTTCGATGAtccaaaaagttttcaattaaattctGTAAAAGAAAATGTGGACATTGTAAGACTCGATAGCTCAGTAATTAAAGCACGAAAAATGAACTGATTATGACCCACCTAATATATGTATTCagaattgaatttttacagaGTTTCTTGCTATAGTTACCGAGCTATAAAACCATTATCCACtctaaattttaagaattaacttttctataatctatttttatagGGTACTCGGATTAGTAAAATTCATGCGACCGATATTGATGATCCAGCATTGGATAATAGTAAAGTAGTTTATGGTATTGCACATGCGTATAAAGAAAATGATGAATCACAAAAAGATTATGCTGATTTATTTGAAGTTACAACAGATGATGAATTTGATTCTGGATTTGTAAACACTAAAGCATCATTAAAAGACCATTTTGGTGTTTTTAAGCTAAATTTAacggttattattttataagtcggttttttgtgtcaatttttatttctgaaattattttcttttaggcACATGACAAAGGTAAACCTCCACAATCCAGTTCGGCGATTTTTacattggaaattttaaaacataattttcaacaacctaaaattatatttccaacGAAAGATTTAGCTTTACTAAAGGTAAGTATTAGTTAATAGTGGGAAGTTGTTGTAACAGAGaacaaaatttccttttttaaaaccaatttttttaacagcaCAATAGAAATAGGTCCTCaacattatgtattttttcccagaatttaaatattacatttctaTCGAGAAAAGGTGAACCATGGTACACCAAATGTatatcataatgtaccatggaCCACACCCTAATTAATATACCTAGAAACACCCCGTACATGACAATCTTATAAGAAGGGAATGATTCAAGATACATGGTCAGGAACTACATTTTAACCTTTTTGTTTTATAGCCTGATGATGAAActcagttaaaaaatttaataacgatTGATGGAAAGTCGCTATCACCTTTCGAAGCTGATGATGGTTTTAATGGAGAAAAATGGAAGATGACTTTTACTATTACACCAGAAGGTATTTTTAAGAACGgcattttgatattttctttgattttttaaaattaattcttgtatgaacaattaaaattttatcttacttgtaaattgaaattattgacactgggtatataaaaaattattataaataataaaaaaatattttgactgggaTGGGCTTCGAACGCAGGTTATCTGAACCACAGTCGTGCAGCGATACCACTGATCCAGCAGTCCAACAGAATTTTTAGTGTTAAGTATCGAGCTTTAAACGTGATGGGCGAATGAACAGACGGACAGGAaaacaaaaatggactaattaaatgattttatgaacacctataacaaaattttgttcgtatagtatcaatatttctaagcggtACAACCTTGAgactaattttaatatactcTGAGGGTATAATAATGCCTGATGgtaaattatagttaattttatttcatacaacCTTGCTTATTTCAAAAAAGTCAGTTTTCCTTATATTAATCGAGGAATTGTGGAAAAGAAAAAGAATTGATAGTTTCTGGAAATAGCAGGGATTCTGAGACACAAAcataaatttcttataattttagatATATTCTCGTTGGAACCGATTGATGGAAATCAagcaaaattatcattaaaagaaATGCCCGATAAATCTAAGTatgatgtatgtatatttttctacaaaatattttaggttTATGCgatttatttcacaaatttgTTTCATGTGTTTAGTGCACATTAACTGTAACAGATAATGGAGATCCAAGTTTGCgtactgataaaaaatttatagtaaattttgtCAACAATAAGGGGCAACCACAATTTGATACGAATACTGCATCAAAAGACTTTCATGAAGATACTGAAGAAGAAAAATGGATAGTTGAACCAGAAGCAATTGATCCTTTCCCCGAAGGATATAAACGAGACTTGTACTATTTTATAATTGGtgagaaatttttcaataattaacttattgtgttaaaaatatggttttgtttaaaatttcattaaaaaatatatttttaaaggcaagcttttattgtccAAATAGTAAATTCTAAGACAAGTTTCAAACTAAGTTTGGAGCAGCTTCACTTTTTTGATTActgcatttttaataaaagattttttcagGTGATCAAGATCGTTTCAATCTAAATAAAAAGACCAGAGAATTGTCTGTGAAAAAGGGAAAATCATTGGATCGAAATATTCCATTACATACAGTTTTAATTGGCGTGACAACCATTGATAGTCCTCCTTCAAATCCATCCAAAGAATCCACATTAAATGTAACAATTAAGGTATTTTATAGactttattttagttattctaACTGTAAGTTTCATTAGGGCTgcctaatcaaatttttaaaaaaaaaaaccgaagaTCATAGTCATACCACTAACCgagataaactttttttgggataaaatatgcgataaataaattatgcaatgtacaattttattttcatttttttgttcttgGGAAACGGTAGTTGcgtgatgtcgaatttgccatattacgcataaaaatgtaaaactagacttgataccatgataaaatttgaagatgaaattaaaatttattaaaaaacgaagaagttgtaagcattcaaagattgttgcccatctccttttagcaaaagaaagttttatatgtatctctacgGTGATATCGGATAATGACGTCAGTATAACcaatatcttcctctttgtttaattagaaattttaaaagttcatatttttgcgtatttctaaagattttcaaaaaccaacttcattcTTCTGCCCttttgaagtgataaaaaaaattttgtcaacgtgctttttcaactttttaagttttttgcaTGCTTCTACCCTTATGTGTATAAATgggtaaaaaactgaaaattttgctTCGAAAATCGGATACTCCTTTCCTTTTAGAATGGAGAATTGGCAGCCTTAAGTttcataaattaacaaaataccaATTAAGGTTTTAGGAACCAATAAATACTCACCGAAATTTGAACGTGGTACTTCCAAGAGTGGCATACACTCAAAAACTCCAATCGatcaaaaagttttaactttacaagtaagtatgcttttttttttaaccacgaaagtatgctttttttttccaataataattatattaaattttaggcCGATGATGAAGATTTACATTATGAATTTATGGAAACACCTGAAAAGTTACGTTATGAATTAGATGTAGAATCAATAAAAGTTTCCGATCCAAGCTTGGAAGAAAATAAGGATGAAATGTTTGGTATTGATGTGAATTCGGGAGAAATTCACTTAAAACGTGCAGTTATACCAATTATGAAAGGATATTATACGTTTAATGTCCATGTAATTGACGCAggtaaatacaacaaaatactattacaaaaactaaaaaattaaacttaaaatcagtaagtttcaaaaaaaattcatttatatacgataaaatttggaaaaaataaaaaaattgttttttatcaactcaataacgtcattaaaatccaaaaagtttgattttgttCCAGCACaagcaatttttatccaattttggtcAGTCAAATAcgtaatcccactaattttcgGCCCACTAATCCCACTAATTCAAATATTCGGTCAAATGAAACGTATCttcaattattttcgaaaatgcaGTATCGTTGTTTCGATATTTGACAAAAGGGCTTAAATAAACGAATAACTATCacaaaagatgaaaaaatgGCCTAAAATTactgagtttcaaaaaaaaaattcattcaaatagcATAAAGTTTGgccaatatatcaaaaaaaatcattttttgaacttaatgacgtcattaaaatccaaaaattttgattttgctccagcacacgcaaattttatccaattttgatcaaacaaATACGTACTTTTAcgtacttttcaaatatttggtcaaatttaacgtatcctcaattattttcgaaaatccaGTATCGTTCTTTCCATACTTGGCATAAGGGCTAATATAAACGAATGACTAttgcaaaaaatgaaaaatatgacctaaaattatggtgggtttcaaaaaaaattcattcaaatacgataaaatttggccaaaatatctaaagaattaattttttgaacttaatgacattaaaatccaaaaaattttattttgctccactagatgcaaattttacccaattttgatcaaccaagtatgtaatcccactaatACTTTATACTCCGTTTCAAAGGAAACGCaccaatttataaaaagaaagttaaaaatacatgtatttatattattacttttatattcaCAGCTAAACATCAAGATTCAGCTGAGATTTATGTTTATGTTATCACCGAGGAAGATCAAATAATGTTTGCTTTCAATAATACCGTGAATGAGGTCGAAAAACAACAAGCTGCCGTAAGTTATGACGATGTCCCAAAATAACTGCTACCGattcatgatataaaaattgggGGTCCCtagttttatatcattttataccatttaatacAAAATCATAATATACCATGAATCACACCCTAATGTACTTAGAATCACCTCCATCGTTTGTTTATTAATCTTAAGTAAAGAGAAATGATCTTAAGTAaagaaaatactaaataaaattggaaatttattttggGATACATTTTACTGCGTGAAACGTTTTTGGATAATAttataagaagaaaattttttaggttGCCGATACATTTACGGACGAGTTCAACAATGAGTGCAATATTGATATAATTACAAACGATCTAGATTCAGGTGGTGGACCATTAACAAATCGAACACGGGTATTTACACACTTTATCAAGGATAACGAACTTGTGGAAGGGGAAACTatcaaaaggtaaaaaaaaaatacttcgaaaCCAGCTTAGATTcttggattattttttaaaaatttttttctctatcgATTTCAGCGAGGCAAATGATCTTACAACAATATTTAATCTGAGACAAAAATTTCTAGAATACAATTTAATCTTTGATTATGCATTCAAAGAATCgaatgtaaatgaaaaagataTGCAACAATTATTACAGACAATTTTAATTGTTGTGGTCGCTGTTTTGGGTACGCTTTGTATTCTTTTGTTTGCGGCTTTTGTTGTACGCACGAGAAGGTAAGTGATAAATATACatcttttatcataaatatcttTTGAATTGTTCATTTACGGAATGTCAGACcaagacaagcttttattatactaaaaagtaaaaaattgttgcgggaattaatgttttggtgaggaaattaaaaaaaaagaaacgaattttttctcttccctaaacttaaatacttaattgtttctcgacttgcgtcgagaacaagaagtaagcctcagccaaaattcctcgcaacccccagaacactcggattaatatttaccaaatcaaaaaaaaagaaatattaaacagtgtcactaaagggaaacatcccggtctgaaaataaaaccgaaacagatcaaactgcgtgctaggcccaaagataacgccgaaggcgattaccccccagaaagtattaacaatacaaataaataaaagactacgtttaaaataaaaaaaaactataaagtttgtttatttgattaattcaaaaaaaaatataaatgtttgagTATACtacttaagaaaaatataaattcagaagACATCAGCCTTGTTTGTACACTTACATGAATTTTACATGttgaaattaaaaccaaaatacaaagtttttgaaaaatatctttcgatatgaatttagaaaaaaaattaacttatatataaaatatataataaaaataaaaagtttcctGTATGTAATTTGCGATCACTGTGAATCCAGCTccctaatttacatttttaaggggCTGTGCTCACATATGGGATTCGAAAAGTCACAAAAACACAGGTagaaaaaaccaatattaaattacacaattttaaataattgaagagtGTCTGTCTACACTCTTCAAATTGtgcgttttttaatgaaacgacatttcacaaaatatttgataacattgtcgtattgcaaataaatatgaattcttattaagaattaaaaaaaagaaatattaaaaattaataaatttaattattttgccacACAC
This genomic interval from Chrysoperla carnea chromosome 1, inChrCarn1.1, whole genome shotgun sequence contains the following:
- the LOC123290953 gene encoding cadherin-23-like, which codes for MVIFFQKMAKYWFIFILTIFINLATIKTEAEFGEPPFLEGPKDERVIFGPYTAGNQDIQFEEEIEEPITIAYINYGEKSPEPQMRFSNNEKQRLLGAELQFNEDAKKWALIITKKQDYETPTMQEYEFSIYIGDIDNKRDVHINIINIPDNHPIITANKNKCEVKESEAGLGLQKECTFNVRDIDQMITDLEYTLEGEAADEFFDFETKIVDAENAILTLKVIEPLNFDEYVNLLLLFTATNKGKPPLSGSVSTVVKVINLPLRPPRWQKIVSSLDFDEKEEQSLTVLAKDGDVEINKEIHYKIELENENENFFEILDKTKGDIHIKPIDRDELQKDIFYFTIIAYKADNESSFCDQRIVVKVNDINDQIPEITIPKEYEKPILILEETYHDFETLTVYDKDSVQNARYTIELKNGKDKVHWNEAFALKPSQGYQKTDLQLIIMNATLLDFDEPEWQNISLQVHTTETVDPTHVDQKPIEIRLINLNDEEPIFESNGNFKVSLREDVKKGTPVCTVTATDRDIGDKLIYSLSDTAKRSFEIDKDTGKITTKLEKSLDHEEQVEVSIQVYVQDTFIDGILNQTHKAQGEVIITVGDVNDKTPKITLEYDTEFVSIVENIEAGKEVEIKIIGEDPDSTAKLEFLIDWDTSRAVKQGRNKDLVEFTNCLKIEWKEDGSNNKAIAKLIIQEVKPNVTIDYELYEMLYINVTLIDQEQEINKKWDSVTIPLYIIDVNDNPPIFNDAITDQLKYVRDKAEKDTIIGTVLATDADGPEFNYVTYYIEPLDDIPDNLVKINKELGEIRVQNEISCDEPNYWPSLNYTVIASDCENREGKEIEPCHRTPHKITITINDVNDQKPTLKEFTNGEKVDIYENETSGYFINQVDAFDADRDKPYRSIWYVLNAQPDSEIKSIFNITEDGSLFVNCVNGPEQCLDRDHGEYIYQIDIRMYDNQNGDGNFNQKDIAFTIELLDINDNAPIFDDPKSFQLNSVKENVDIGTRISKIHATDIDDPALDNSKVVYGIAHAYKENDESQKDYADLFEVTTDDEFDSGFVNTKASLKDHFGVFKLNLTAHDKGKPPQSSSAIFTLEILKHNFQQPKIIFPTKDLALLKPDDETQLKNLITIDGKSLSPFEADDGFNGEKWKMTFTITPEDIFSLEPIDGNQAKLSLKEMPDKSKYDCTLTVTDNGDPSLRTDKKFIVNFVNNKGQPQFDTNTASKDFHEDTEEEKWIVEPEAIDPFPEGYKRDLYYFIIGDQDRFNLNKKTRELSVKKGKSLDRNIPLHTVLIGVTTIDSPPSNPSKESTLNVTIKVLGTNKYSPKFERGTSKSGIHSKTPIDQKVLTLQADDEDLHYEFMETPEKLRYELDVESIKVSDPSLEENKDEMFGIDVNSGEIHLKRAVIPIMKGYYTFNVHVIDAAKHQDSAEIYVYVITEEDQIMFAFNNTVNEVEKQQAAVADTFTDEFNNECNIDIITNDLDSGGGPLTNRTRVFTHFIKDNELVEGETIKSEANDLTTIFNLRQKFLEYNLIFDYAFKESNVNEKDMQQLLQTILIVVVAVLGTLCILLFAAFVVRTRSLNQRLEALSTTKFGSQDSNLNRIGAPLPNTNQFSVQGSNPVWNDDIKVPEYDVKSVGSGDSTLVGIEDSLAFTNLDEITPEEQRRSSFNPVIMQQEIKRKSLNPMANQNLNLNDEL